A section of the Pochonia chlamydosporia 170 chromosome 2, whole genome shotgun sequence genome encodes:
- a CDS encoding serine/threonine-protein kinase CLA4 (similar to Aspergillus terreus NIH2624 XP_001218066.1), which produces MAQNGLYSAGQFMNPGPAPKPPTDRPRLNLTPSANLPGNMANMAISPIRSTATSTYTGSTISLPIARQQSNSMDGMGGVAIKKEGWASVKESKNFIQPWKQKYLILRKEALDFHKTEGGKVSYTLYLKDVVNVGRVEAAGTIFEIKRKPDGASNSPGDDDGQTKTLHIKVKSDDDLYEWIDFIYGACPGMGGVSNPTNFSHAVHVGFDPQTGEFVGLPPEWSKLLNSSAITKEDYERNPQAVFEVLDFYTDLAKRAENPNQFSSMTPTPPGGMQHKQLGTGAGIAPPRPAPPTPVQRNPSYGSTTTQSSSGQQRRPTLVEQQHRQQMQNMSPNYASQEALREEQRKKQMESQRQREAEDRERRELEAYNSSIPKNKVPMAQQEIGGYGGGSSGGSPHGDRFNPTRAAPPAPKPSGSPAAANGLRAQRPAPPPPSSNAPQRPPPGGQPGPRDPSSQSSRIPRNDGSPASRNQNGAQPSQPRQPQPAQGASRLPAPVKPLNVAPKPSQGHPADGVKAAEAALSAKPAPSERKQDIRMSTMSENEVMAKLKEAVSKDDPNMSYSKQKKIGQGASGSVYVAKIKETAQGIAREVLRQQGPRAQVAIKQMDLAHQPRKELIVNEIMVMKDSRHRNIVNFLDAFLRNNNQELWVVMEYMEGGALTDVIDHNPSISEEQISTICHETCSGLQHLHSQSIIHRDIKSDNVLLDARGNVKITDFGFCAKLTETKSKRATMVGTPYWMAPEVVKQKEYGPKVDIWSLGIMAIEMIESEPPYLNEEPLKALYLIATNGTPRLKKPEKLSKELKAFLSVCLCVDVKSRASSDELLAHDFLKHGCPLGSLAELLAFKKHAK; this is translated from the exons ATGGCGCAAAACGG CCTCTACTCCGCCGGCCAGTTCATGAACCCTGGGCCGGCTCCCAAACCTCCGACAGACAGACCACGACTCAACTTGACCCCAAGTGCCAACCTGCCCGgcaacatggcaaacatggctATTTCACCGATCCGAAGTACCGCCACATCGACCTACACCGGTTCTACCATCTCCTTGCCCATTGCCCGCCAGCAGTCTAATAGCATGGATGGAATGGGAGGCGTTGCCAtaaagaaagaaggctggGCCTCGGTCAAGGAAAGCAAGAACTTCATACAACCTTGGAAACAAAAGTATCTTATTCTTCGAAAAGAGGCTCTCGACTTTCACAAAACGGAGGGAGGCAAAGTTTCATACACGTTATACCTGAAGGATGTGGTGAATGTCGGCCGAGTTGAGGCTGCTGGAACCATTTTCGAGATCAAACGAAAGCCCGATGGCGCTTCAAACAGCCCtggtgacgacgatggcCAGACGAAAACCTTGCATATCAAGGTCAAGAGTGACGATGATCTCTACGAATGGATTGACTTCATCTACGGCGCCTGCCCGGGCATGGGCGGTGTGAGCAACCCAACCAACTTTTCCCACGCAGTGCACGTTGGTTTTGACCCTCAAACTGGCGAATTCGTTGGCTTGCCGCCCGAATGGTCTAAACTACTTAATTCATCGGCAATCACCAAGGAGGACTATGAGAGGAACCCTCAGGCTGTGTTTGAAGTTTTGGACTTCTACACCGACCTTGCAAAAAGAGCTGAAAACCCCAACCAATTTTCCAGCATGACTCCCACGCCCCCAGGAGGCATGCAACACAAACAACTTGGAACCGGAGCAGGTATCGCTCCACCTCGTCCAGCTCCTCCTACTCCAGTACAGCGAAATCCAAGCTATGGCAGCACAACAACACAGTCTAGCAGTGGTCAGCAACGGCGTCCGACCCTCGTAGAACAACAGCATCggcagcaaatgcagaaCATGTCTCCGAATTATGCATCTCAGGAAGCCCTTAGGGAGGAGCAACGCAAGAAGCAAATGGAATCCCAGCGCCAGCGTGAGGCAGAAGACCGAGAACGCCGCGAGCTTGAGGCTTACAACTCATCCATTCCCAAGAATAAGGTTCCTATGGCCCAGCAAGAAATTGGTGGCTATGGTGGCGGTAGCTCTGGAGGCTCACCACATGGCGATCGATTTAATCCCACGAGAGCTGCCCCGCCAGCACCGAAGCCGTCGGgcagcccagcagcagcaaatggCCTACGTGCTCAGAGacctgctcctcctcctccgtcaTCCAATGCCCCCCAACGCCCTCCACCAGGAGGCCAACCTGGTCCCCGCGACCCAAGCAGTCAATCCTCCAGAATACCTCGAAACGACGGCTCACCAGCATCTAGAAATCAAAATGGAGCTCAGCCTTCTCAAccaagacagccacagcctgCACAAGGAGCATCAAGATTGCCGGCCCCGGTGAAGCCTCTCAATGTGGCACCTaaaccaagccaaggtcATCCAGCAGACGGAGTCAAGGCCGCCGAGGCTGCCCTTAGCGCAAAGCCTGCACCATCTGAACGCAAGCAGGATATCCGaatgtcgacaatgtcaGAAAACGAGGTCATGGCGAAGCTCAAGGAGGCTGTGTCAAAGGATGACCCCAACATGTCGTACTccaagcagaagaagattggcCAAGGCGCCTCAGGGTCTGTGTATGTTGCCAAAATCAAGGAAACTGCTCAGGGTATTGCCCGTGAAGTTCTGCGGCAACAAGGTCCCCGTGCTCAAGTCGCTATCAAGCAGATGGATCTTGCCCATCAGCCTAGAAAGGAACTTATCGTCAACGAAATCATGGTCATGAAGGATAGCCGACACAGAAATATTGTCAATTTTCTTGACGCTTTCTTGCGAAACAACAATCAAGAGCTTTGGGTTGTCATGGAGTATATGGAGGGTGGAGCTTTGACCGACGTCATTGATCATAATCCATCGATCTCTGAAGAGCAGATTTCGACAATTTGCCACGAA ACCTGCAGTGGGCTGCAACACCTTCACTCTCAAAGCATCATCCACAGAGATATTAAGAGCGACAATGTTCTGCTTGACGCTCGAGGCAATGTTAAAATCA CTGATTTTGGATTCTGCGCCAAGCTTACCGAGACAAAGTCGAAGCGAGCCACAATGGTTGGAACACCATACTGGATGGCACCGGAAGTTGTCAAGCAGAAGGAGTATGGCCCGAAGGTCGATATTTGGTCCTTGGGAATTATGGCCATTGAAATGATTGAATCCGAACCGCCCTATCTAAACGAAGAACCTCTAAAGGCGTTGTACCTAATCGCCACCAATGGAACGCCTCGGCTCAAAAAGCCCGAGAAGCTCAGCAAGGAGCTCAAGGCATTCCTCTCAGTATGTCTTTGCGTCGATGTCAAGAGCCGGGCTTCGTCCGATGAACTACTGGCACACGACTTTTTGAAGCACGGATGTCCATTAGGCAGCTTGGCAGAGCTTTTGGCGTTCAAGAAGCACGCGAAATAA
- a CDS encoding RNA binding protein Jsn1 (similar to Neosartorya fischeri NRRL 181 XP_001260183.1), translating to MAGNARSGAGSPSHDMAGSSRLFSKRAREIQAQEGIPGLPLNPWGGPPTSGNSTPLRENIPESPTDGFPDFGHLPTPESLPHTGRARAGTVPSRLPGGPVNGLLNIPGLAAKSARVTPSQSPFGKSPSPNLDHPDNTTGGSALLSRLRAGSMPQRSPFSTLPGTSSPFGPSIFSSWNPAGVGRERGSTLASIASVGSNGPSSPSQSQFSKEGGGDSDVHMRTLDYLGLAETPQPPRAQLATPYMANLDFTRQSNRFRSYSVNNKDKYADDEDDYDVDGMPMESQYVALQDQLAATNAAIHNHNLAVQAFVNQATATRPRARTAGVLEAPGNRLSRTHIPSNVGIPTSVPPAEIRLQDGKDYDDLPQAIAGMSLGRSNSRNAGLLNAEEQGLEGPTSALWLGGIPTSTTTSTLIEMFKCHGPILSARVLTHKNCGFVNFERIESSVAAKASMNGKEIFPGAGPIRINFAKPPSASNTPGHDGVFPSPSPDPFSQGQDQTGGSGVAGAGDGTLTANGRSSTPTVPPMADLVEDMMDIVTQFGATDEDKAAISQYLQSAVQYGGYVDEIPPIRETTHTRVHDAPKLRDIRKRIDNQLLSKPEIENIAIDMLPEIAELSSDYLGNTVVQKLFEHCSDQVRDAMLAEIAPHLAEIGVHKNGTWAAQKIIGVCKTHEQKLTIVEHIRPYTVPLFLDQYGNYVLQGCLNWGPPYNDFFFEGVVSRMWEIAQGRCSARAVRGCLESKLGTRAQDMVVSAATAIHSAQLATNPNSALLLTFFLDSCAFPNKRTVLAPRLVPHLVYLCTHKVAYVTVLKIINQKAEPEARDIILKALFFSPNDQILETILLDPNCGATLIFKVLTTPFFDETIRTQVIENIKSVLVKIKAQPNQGYKRLMDEVGLSTRTAPTRENSGTSEGRQRPTSRQANNRAMNGQHGQSAPPSNPAFYNPMNAQPNAASLEPGYGNQRNDNPDPNITAFQQYGQGMVYGTPAGPMPPAVSLPQLQYPQTIMNRPAPQMGYNYPAMQTPYAAYGAPPAPGMDQYRQPGIANGSPIQPPASQMPPQMPTGQSPYAPPGFGVGVGGYGYGNMGGMQSMGYMQQQEQSNNRRGGGRR from the exons ATGGCAGGCAACGCGCGGTCCGGGGCCGGTTCTCCGTCGCACGACATGGCTGGATCTAGCCGGCTCTTCTCCAAAAG AGCACGCGAAATTCAAGCGCAAGAAGGGATCCCCGGCCTGCCGCTCAATCCATGGGGTGGTCCTCCTACCAGCGGAAATTCAACTCCTCTTCGCGAGAACATCCCCGAATCTCCGACAGATGGCTTTCCTGACTTTGGCCACCTGCCGACCCCCGAGAGTCTGCCTCACACGGGCAGAGCTCGGGCTGGCACCGTTCCCTCCCGACTGCCTGGGGGTCCGGTAAATGGCCTATTGAACATTCCTGGACTGGCTGCCAAGTCTGCTCGTGTCACGCCTTCACAGAGTCCATTTGGCAAGTCACCGTCTCCAAATCTCGACCACCCAGATAACACGACTGGTGGCTCGGCTCTTCTCTCTAGACTTCGAGCAGGGTCTATGCCACAGCGTAGCCCTTTCAGCACACTCCCTGGTACGAGCTCACCCTTTGGCCCGTCCATCTTTAGCAGCTGGAATCCTGCTGGCGTCGGTCGCGAGCGAGGCTCAACTCTGGCAAGCATCGCCAGTGTCGGTTCCAACGGGCCCAGCTCCCCATCGCAATCTCAATTCTCCAAAGAGGGAGGCGGTGACTCCGATGTGCACATGCGCACTCTAGACTATCTCGGCCTCGCTGAAACCCCTCAACCTCCACGAGCACAGCTAGCGACGCCCTACATGGCCAATTTGGATTTTACGAGACAGTCGAACCGCTTCCGGTCATACTCGGTCAACAATAAGGACAAATacgccgacgacgaagatgactACGACGTTGATGGTATGCCCATGGAGAGCCAATATGTGGCTCTTCAGGATCAATTAGCCGCCACCAATGCGGCAAttcacaaccacaacttgGCTGTTCAGGCGTTCGTCAACCAGGCCACAGCCACTCGTCCCCGTGCTCGAActgctggcgttttggagGCCCCAGGAAACCGTCTGTCTCGAACGCACATCCCCAGCAATGTCGGAATCCCAACTTCAGTCCCACCAGCCGAAATTCGCCTgcaagatggaaaagatTATGACGACCTTCCTCAGGCAATTGCCGGCATGAGTCTCGGCAGGTCCAACAGCCGCAACGCCGGACTTCTAAATGCCGAAGAGCAAGGGTTGGAAGGTCCTACAAGTGCCCTTTGGCTCGGTGGCATTCCAACATCGACCACCACTTCGACGCTCATCGAGATGTTCAAATGTCACGGCCCCATCTTGTCGGCTCGTGTCCTCACACATAAGAACTGTGGATTTGTAAACTTCGAGAGGATCGAAAGCTCGGTGGCCGCGAAGGCTTCCATGAATGGCAAGGAAATTTTTCCGGGTGCCGGCCCAATTCGAATCAATTTTGCCAAGCCCCCTTCAGCATCCAATACGCCAGGCCATGACGGCGTATTCCCTTCTCCCAGCCCTGACCCTTTCAGCCAGGGTCAGGACCAAACCGGCGGATCTGGAGTTGCAGGCGCTGGGGATGGTACACTGACTGCCAACGGACGAAGCTCCACCCCAACAGTGCCACCGATGGCTGATTTGGTGGAGGATATGATGGACATTGTCACGCAGTTTGGAGCTACAGATGAGGACAAGGCGGCCATTTCGCAGTATCTTCAGTCAGCGGTACAATATGGAGGCTACGTGGACGAGATCCCTCCTATTCGCGAAACCACCCACACAAGGGTCCACGACGCTCCAAAGCTCAGGGACATCCGAAAGCGCATTGACAATCAGCTCCTGTCGAAGCCTGAGATTGAGAACATTGCCATCGACATGCTCCCCGAGATTGCGGAGCTCTCCTCTGACTATCTCGGCAACACTGTCGTTCAGAAACTGTTTGAGCACTGCTCCGATCAGGTTCGCGACGCCATGCTGGCAGAAATTGCTCCCCATTTGGCCGAAATTGGGGTCCACAAGAACGGTACTTGGGCAGCACAAAAGATCATTGGTGTCTGCAAGACTCATGAGCAGAAGTTGACAATTGTTGAGCACATCAGGCCATACACTGTCCCTCTGTTCCTCGACCAGTACGGCAATTATGTGCTTCAGGGGTGTCTGAATTGGGGCCCTCCGTACAACGACTTCTTTTTCGAAGGTGTAGTCAGCCGTATGTGGGAAATCGCCCAGGGTCGCTGCAGCGCCAGAGCTGTCAGAGGCTGCCTGGaatccaaacttggcacTAGAGCTCAAGACATGGTCGTCTCTGCTGCCACTGCTATTCACAGCGCCCAGCTGGCAACCAACCCCAACAGTGCCCTCCTGCTGACTTTCTTCCTGGACTCGTGTGCATTCCCAAACAAGCGTACAGTCCTGGCTCCGCGCCTTGTTCCTCACCTAGTTTACCTCTGCACTCACAAGGTGGCTTATGTCACTGTCTTGAAGATCATCAACCAGAAAGCCGAACCAGAAGCCCGAGACATCATACTCAAGGcactcttcttctcgccgaACGACCAGATTTTGGAGACCATTCTTCTCGACCCCAACTGCGGTGCCACACTGATCTTCAAGGTCCTGACAACGCCTTTCTTCGATGAGACTATTCGAACTCAGGTTATTGAGAACATCAAGTCTGTCCTCGTCAAGATCAAGGCCCAGCCTAACCAGGGATACAAGCGATTGATGGACGAGGTCGGTTTATCTACCAGAACTGCTCCCACTCGCGAGAATAGTGGCACGTCTGAGGGCCGACAAAGACCAACATCCCGACAAGCGAACAATAGAGCCATGAACGGTCAGCATGGCCAGAGTGCTCCACCCAGCAACCCAGCATTTTACAACCCTATGAACGCGCAACCAAATGCTGCCAGCTTAGAACCAGGATATGGCAACCAACGAAACGACAACCCTGATCCCAACATTACCGCCTTCCAGCAGTACGGGCAGGGCATGGTGTACGGCACCCCAGCCGGCCCTATGCCACCGGCCGTGAGCTTGCCTCAGCTCCAGTACCCCCAGACTATCATGAACAGGCCAGCGCCACAAATGGGATACAACTACCCTGCCATGCAGACACCTTACGCAGCATATGGCGCGCCTCCAGCTCCGGGCATGGATCAATATCGTCAGCCGGGCATCGCCAACGGAAGTCCAATTCAGCCTCCGGCCTCCCAGATGCCGCCTCAAATGCCAACTGGCCAGTCACCTTATGCCCCTCCCGGCTTTGGAGTTGGGGTGGGTGGATATGGCTATGGAAACATGGGCGGCATGCAAAGCATGGGTTacatgcagcagcaggagcagaGTAACAACAGACGAGGTGGTGGTCGC agatga
- a CDS encoding Zinc finger domain-containing protein, PHD-finger (similar to Metarhizium robertsii ARSEF 23 XP_007822010.1) has translation MISSSTRASRSASRYSSPAQPNGGQFSKPLEVSRSSANEGSRSFMQRWLEPSVQSKPSYEEAGLARGGVVENMAPLGALPKAKKLLGENGVPMPTRKIILKTSGGDSAKKEKAAARDVSGKDDGDVVGIMSPAASPPASPLFPPAPSNKRKSLAARVKDEEEDDQEYDPKGVSRRRRSRRVSLPVKRMMPATATTAAIAAAEQPPSRERRSSTSIVLKPTTPVSRVQARSEPEQRGFTDKVVDAAVEEALKHYRYPTAWALKTLYEEKSGDQDFVAMIQDVFSQTADEETMGEFFRLMEQRKREGKKDNRGCYFFVPPATNSRFTPHKPIAAPYADLIHEPEELPQESTTRAAKKVKTSHRGAGVGTLAGTPRRKGAGAVSASVNLGATAAASAGKNDKATTGIIKVKTPASRKRARRDSGSSDSSLSTAISMSSPEVRVSSLNSPSAFRGAGHGAGHGVGGGPRATSSHSTGAKSKSKSQLESTTAMSQTAPKSRPITTRDKSVASSKLVVSNSSRSNSPTLHNTSRTRAHKSSSSFVDDASMPGRVSAADLFPNLNVKSADTPVSVSVAVSDSVAKDAEIDVPNHMPEEDEDSFWDRRRTARRVTNSLHAQESSIRGPDADRETTPVKKTRRTRQSLAASVTTRATRSASKRPNDDIERTVSPIAFSLAGDGSSTVGSRAATPTSLRPPKKQKTGLRVKTSPVKKKGGAAGVPRPPHEANSSSLNGLTPKDPNADNDEYCSACGNTGDVVCCDGCPRSFHFECVDMVQSDDLPDEWYCNECLIRRYPSRVPIHKGIFGSALNNLEKSIPRAFSLPKRVQNRFEGVKAGADGDYEEVVSNKPARKRNGTDEPDFFKQREDGQAVLCHSCQKPATQIRSIIPCSVCSFYWHIDCLDPPLAVPPVLKTWRCPAHVDDVLIEVPSLAPAHRFRKVKGNQTITPAFGRGVRNNGHIEIDWTDEPEESEESGWPDYRSFGRTYKLPAKGVVLDFIEQLRNKGAGYGPRQNESKLIPYPTPPCQRDSTSPLLGSALDRKVGEMQVSLNLIGLQQHRSDGVDQLTSALLSTADDNMLSLMAKGNADNIASGELTATDRLGLRAMVAQMDAMSTRIRQVLAEDSSTPAPQPIKAEASSPVTESTTGLNDPRAEKLDPSVPVTEPTPPSTVDHGEGTMDLD, from the exons ATGATATCATCAAGTACGAGGGCCTCACGGTCGGCCTCGCGATATTCGAGTCCCGCGCAGCCAAATGGAGGACAATTCAGTAAACCTTTGGAGGTGTCGAGGAGCTCCGCCAACGAAGGGTCGCGATCCTTCATGCAGCGATGGTTGGAACCATCTGTACAGAGCAAGCCAAGCTACGAGGAGGCTGGGTTGGCTCGCGGTGGAGTAGTGGAAAACATGGCTCCGCTGGGAGCCCTgcccaaggccaagaaactCTTGGGCGAGAATGGAGTGCCTATGCCTACCAGGAAAATTATACTCAAGACTTCTGGCGGTGATTCTGCGAAGAAagagaaggcggcagcaCGCGACGTGTCGGGCAAGGATGAcggtgatgtggttggcatCATGTCCCCAGCGGCGTCACCCCCGGCTTCCCCCTTATTCCCGCCTGCACCCTCCAACAAGAGGAAGTCTCTAGCTGCCAGGGTaaaggatgaagaggaagacgacCAGGAGTACGATCCGAAGGGCGTTTCACGTCGCAGGCGCTCTCGCAGAGTGTCATTGCCGGTGAAGAGAATGATGCCTGCAACAgcgacaacggcggcaaTAGCAGCAGCGGAACAGCCGCCTTCTCGGGAACGTCGGAGCTCTACAAGCATTGTGCTGAAGCCGACGACTCCAGTTAGCCGTGTTCAGGCTCGAAGTGAACCTGAACAACGGGGATTCACAGACAAGGTGGTGGATGCAGCTGTGGAGGAAGCGCTCAAGCATTATCGATACCCAACTGCTTGGGCCCTCAAGACTCTGTACGAAGAAAAGAGCGGCGACCAGGATTTTGTGGCCATGATTCAGGATGTTTTCAGCCAGACTGCTGACGAGGAAACAATGGGCGAGTTTTTCCGGCTGATGGAACAACGGAAACGTGAAGGCAAGAAGGACAATCGAGGGTGCTACTTCTTCGTGCCCCCAGCCACAAACAGCAGATTCACACCACACAAACCGATAGCTGCACCGTATGCGGACCTCATCCACGAGCCAGAGGAGCTACCCCAGGAGAGCACGACACGAGCAGCAAAGAAGGTCAAAACCAGTCACCGAGGCGCTGGGGTTGGGACATTGGCGGGAACGCCGCGAAGGAAAGGGGCTGGGGCTGTGAGTGCGAGTGTGAATTTGGGTGCGACTGCGGCTGCGAGTGCTGGCAAGAACGACAAGGCGACTACGGGCATTATCAAGGTCAAGACACCGGCATCGCGAAAACGGGCGCGACGGGACTCAGGGTCCAGCGACTCATCTCTTTCCACGGCAATCAGCATGTCCTCTCCCGAAGTGAGGGTGAGCAGTCTCAACAGCCCGAGTGCGTTTCGAGGGGCGGGACATGGAGCTGGGCATGGAGTAGGAGGAGGGCCAAGAGCCACCAGCTCCCATTCCACCGgggccaagtccaagtccaagtcgcAGCTAGAGTCCACCACGGCCATGTCCCAGACTGCGCCAAAATCTCGGCCAATCACCACCCGCGACAAATCAGTCGCCTCCAGCAAACTCGTCGTGTCCAACTCATCCCGATCAAACTCTCCCACCCTTCACAACACATCCCGTACACGCGCTCATaaatcgtcttcttcttttgttgatgatgccagcatGCCTGGCCGGGTCTCTGCTGCAGACCTCTTCCCCAACCtgaatgtcaagtctgcagACACGCCAGTCTCAGTCTCAGTCGCCGTCTCAGACTCAGTAGCCAAGGACGCTGAAATCGACGTCCCAAATCATATgccagaggaggatgaggattCTTTTTGGGACCGCCGACGGACTGCGCGGAGGGTTACAAACAGTTTACATGCTCAGGAGAGTTCTATCCGAGGTCCTGATGCTGATCGCGAGACCACGCCTGTTAAGAAGACCAGGCGGACGCGCCAGTCTCTTGCGGCCTCTGTTACCACAAGGGCGACTCGTTCAGCCAGCAAGCGTCCCAATGACGATATAGAGAGGACAGTTTCGCCTATTGCCTTCTCTTTGGCCGGAGATGGCAGTTCTACCGTGGGATCCCGTGCTGCCACGCCCACGTCCCTGCGCCCccccaagaagcagaagacgGGGTTACGCGTCAAAACATC GCCGGTAAAGAAAAAGGGCGGTGCTGCGGGTGTGCCCCGGCCACCTCACGAGGCAAATTCTTCCTCTCTGAACGGCCTCACCCCGAAGGATCCG AATGCGGACAATGATGAATATTGTTCGGCATGCGGAAACACGGGCGACGTCGTGTGTTGCGATGGCTGTCCGCGCTCGTTCCACTTTGAATGTGTTGACATGGTGCAATCTGATGATCTCCCTGATGAGTGGTACTGCAATGAGTGTCTCATTCGAAGATACCCCTCACGCGTGCCCATTCACAAAGGAATTTTTGGGAGCGCTCTGAACAACCTGGAAAAGAGTATTCCGCGCGCCTTCAGCTTGCCCAAGAGGGTGCAGAACCGCTTTGAGGGCgtcaaggctggtgctgACGGCGATTATGAAGAAGTCGTCAGCAACAAGCCGGCAAG aAAGCGAAATGGCACCGATGAACCCGACTTTTTCAAGCAgcgagaagatggacaagCCGTCTTGTGCCATTCTTGCCAGAAGCCAGCAACTCAGATCAGGTCCATCATCCCTTGCAGCGTATGCTCGTTTTATTGGCACATTGACTGTCTCGATCCGCCGCTTGCTGTGCCACCTGTCCTCAAGACTTGGCGTTGTCCCGCTCACGTAGATGACGTCTTGATTGAAGTGCCCAGTCTCGCCCCAGCCCACCGCTTCCGCAAGGTCAAGGGGAATCAAACAATAACCCCAGCTTTTGGCCGCGGCGTCAGGAACAATGGCCATATTGAGATTGACTGGACCGATGAGCCCGAAGAATCTGAGGAATCCGGCTGGCCCGACTATCGCTCCTTTGGCCGGACCTACAAGCTTCCTGCCAAGGGTGTTGTTCTGGACTTTATCGAACA GTTGCGGAACAAGGGCGCTGGATATGGTCCTCGGCAAAATGAGTCGAAGCTGATTCCATACCCAACTCCGCCATGCCAACGCGATTCCACGAGCCCACTGCTTGGCTCTGCTTTGGATCGCAAGGTGGGAGAGATGCAGGTGTCTCTCAATTTGATAGGGCTGCAACAGCATCGATCAGATGGTGTAGACCAACTCACCTCTGCCCTTCTG TCGACTGCTGACGACAATATGCTATCACTCATGGCCAAAGGCAATGCCGATAATATTGCCTCTGGCGAGCTCACCGCCACCGATCGTCTTGGCCTCCGTGCCATGGTCGCCCAAATGGACGCCATGAGCACTCGCATCAGACAAGTATTGGCCGAAGATAGTTCTACGCCTGCACCTCAACCCATCAAAGCAGAGGCCAGCTCCCCTGTAACGGAATCCACAACAGGTCTCAATGATCCTCGCGCAGAGAAACTGGACCCTTCTGTCCCGGTAACTGAACCAACACCTCCCTCTACAGTCGATCACGGCGAAGGAACCATGGATCTCGACTAG
- a CDS encoding metalloprotease (similar to Colletotrichum fioriniae PJ7 XP_007595419.1): MLVKSVILTSLAGLAVSLARPQTPRLTCGTEAPTNEFLEQSSFFRAAEQGLTSQGQMSMGAINVTVYYHVISRDKTRPGGYVPLGAVYDQHKVLNQAFSGTGIYFSRRRIKYTINKDWANGKDLEVMKKTLRQGRYRDLNVYITPAPTSDPFVVGVCTFPEYGPVGSPRFNQDGCSVHYSALPGGNLTGYGLGMTAVHEVGHWFGLLHTFQGGCWDANDLVDDTPAQSEPTTGCPKVAPDSCVGDEWPGLDPINNFMDYSTDVCRNSFTVGQINRMKSFWNLWRKDM, translated from the exons ATGCTCGTCAAATCTGTCATACTAACCAGCTTGGCCGGCTTGGCCGTCTCCTTGGCCCGCCCACAAACACCCAGACTCACATGCGGCACTGAAGCACCAACAAACGAGTTCCTCGAACAATCCAGCTTCTTTCGAGCCGCAGAACAAGGTCTGACCTCACAAGGCCAAATGAGCATGGGAGCTATCAACGTTACAGTATACTACCACGTTATCTCGAGGgacaaaaccagaccaggAGGCTACGTCCCC CTAGGAGCCGTCTACGACCAGCACAAAGTCCTCAACCAGGCATTCAGCGGCACGGGCATCTATTTCAGCAGAAGGAGGATCAAGTATACCATCAACAAAGACTGGGCAAATGGCAAAGACCTAGAGGTGATGAAGAAAACGCTCCGACAGGGACGGTACCGAGACCTCAACGTATACATCACCCCGGCACCTACCAGCGACCCCTTTGTGGTCGGCGTTTGCACATTCCCAGAATACGGACCGGTGGGCAGCCCTCGATTTaaccaagatggctgctCTGTACACTATAGCGCACTGCCCGGGGGCAACCTGACAGGCTATGGCCTGGGGATGACTGCTGTCCACGAGGTTGGCCACTGGTTTGGTCTGCTGCACACCTTTCAAGGCGGCTGCTGGGACGCAAATGATCTTGTGGATGACACTCCTGCTCAGTCGGAACCGACTACAGGCTGTCCCAAGGTGGCTCCGGACAGTTGTGTCGGAGACGAGTGGCCCGGCCTGGATCCTATCAATAACTTTATGGACTATAGCACGGA TGTCTGCAGGAATTCTTTTACTGTTGGCCAGATCAACCGcatgaagagcttctggaaCCTTTGGCGAAAGGACATGTAA